In Nitrospirae bacterium YQR-1, the genomic stretch TCAAGAGTTATATGCTTTTCGATGACCTCAGCGCCCAATGCCACGGCAACCGGAGCAAACATAAATCCGTCCTCGTGGTCGGAGTAGCCTACCCTGCAGCCGTAGTGCTTTAACCACTGTATCATATTGAGGTTAACATCATCTGAGTTGACAGGGTAGCTGGAGACACAGTACAGCAGGGTCAACTCCACATCCTTTAAGGTGTTAATCAACCTTTCCACCTCATTGCGGCTGCACATCCCCACTGAAACTATCACAGGTTTACCGCGTAGGTTAAGTTCTTTCAGCAGGGGAATGTCAGTGTTGTTATGTGAGGCGATCTTAAAGGCGTCTAAATCGAGGTCATCAAGAAATTCAAGCGAGGGAATGTCAAATGGAGTTACTATGAAATCAATCTTATCCCTGCAGTAGTTTCTTAGCTCGGTATATACCTCTTTGGATAACTCAAGGCTCTGTCGAACTTCTCTTACAGTAGTGCCAAGAGCGGGAAACCGGTCAAATGGTTGATTTAGAATAGAATTTATAAACATCCTGTTGACATCTCTTTTTTGAAATTTTACAGCACTGGCCTTAGCAGTTATTGAAATATCAATGAGATTTTTAGCCAGGAAAAAATCTCCGTTATGGTTTAAACCTATTTCTGAGATAAAATATACAGAATCTTTGCTGACTCTAAGCACGTTACCCATATGCCTTATGCTAACATTTTATTAATTTTTTAGTCAATGTGCTGCTGGAGGTGTGTGTAGCGGCAAATGCAACGCAAACGATAGTTAAACATGCCCAGGGCATGTAAAATAAGGGTACTTAACCAACCAGTGATTATAATTAGTGCATTATACCTGCGATTTTTTTAGCCTCAGTAAGGCGCTGCAGCATATCTTCTTTGAGTTTTTTCATTTTTTCAAAATTTGTCCACGCTGTAAGCATAAGCCAGTTGACAGAGTGCTCCACGGCGTCTTCTGTTACAGAGCGGCCAGCAAGGCGGTTTAATAAATCCAACGTGGAGGTTCCTTTTGTAAGGCTGGTATCTGACCTGCTTATGCCGCTGTCTTCACTGATTTGGTTTAAACCATCGCTTTTCTTATCCATTTATGCTGCCCCCCTTCAAAATGATTACTTGCTTACATTTATATTACGTTCTTACAATATTTAAAGTCAACACCTTTTAATATTGAATTAATTGTTGAAATCTTACACCATCTGTGCTATAATGCAGCTGTGGCAAGACTAAAGGAGCCTGTTGTGAGGGAGATGCTTTCTACAAGAGTACGTCCCGAGCTTATCAAAAAAATGAAGTTCATCTGTGTTGAGGAAAACAAACGTATGAATGAGCTGTTTGAAGAGGCTATAGAGTTGCTGCTTAACGAATATAAAATGAAAAAAGGCAGACTCTTTGATTAATTTCGCAAGTGGTTACTCTGAGTTGTCAAGAATGTCTCTGCTGTCAGCTCATCTCATTTATAAGCAGGATGTGTTTTTTAACAGTGAACATATAACGTTGGGGAGTGCTGTTGAAAATTGACATGCACTGCCACGCCTGGGGTTGTGGTAAAGACATAGCCAATGCCGATAATGAGGCATTCTATCTTATCGGAAACAATTCTCATTGG encodes the following:
- a CDS encoding N-acetylneuraminate synthase family protein: MGNVLRVSKDSVYFISEIGLNHNGDFFLAKNLIDISITAKASAVKFQKRDVNRMFINSILNQPFDRFPALGTTVREVRQSLELSKEVYTELRNYCRDKIDFIVTPFDIPSLEFLDDLDLDAFKIASHNNTDIPLLKELNLRGKPVIVSVGMCSRNEVERLINTLKDVELTLLYCVSSYPVNSDDVNLNMIQWLKHYGCRVGYSDHEDGFMFAPVAVALGAEVIEKHITLDKNMKGFDHHMSLDPTQLIQCVRSVNLVKSSLLKPADKQLQPCEIHMFDNRRYSIYAACDIKCGTKLQKEMLAVKAPLKGLTPRFFEKLIGVETLYDLKEDDPITFGVVNL